One Triticum dicoccoides isolate Atlit2015 ecotype Zavitan chromosome 4B, WEW_v2.0, whole genome shotgun sequence genomic window carries:
- the LOC119294266 gene encoding cortical cell-delineating protein-like — protein sequence MAPSKVALFLALNLVLMAAAHGCGSYCGNTPAIPVPTPPMAMPPPVIPVPTPPTTGGGSGPCSINTLKLKACANVLNLLKLNLGVPASEDCCPLLSGLADLEAAVCLCTAINANVLGIKLNVPVDLVLLLNQCGKTCPADFTCPS from the coding sequence ATGGCGCCCTCCAAGGTCGCCCTCTTCCTCGCCCTGAACCTGGTCCTCATGGCAGCCGCGCATGGCTGCGGGTCGTACTGCGGCAACACACCGGCCATCCCAGTGCCAACCCCGCCGatggccatgcccccgcccgtcatcCCAGTCCCAACCCCGCCGACGACCGGAGGCGGCAGCGGCCCCTGCTCGATCAACACGCTGAAGCTGAAGGCGTGCGCCAACGTACTGAACCTGCTAAAGCTCAACCTCGGCGTGCCGGCAAGCGAGGACTGCTGCCCCCTGCTGAGCGGGCTTGCCGACCTCGAAGCCGCCGTCTGTCTCTGCACCGCCATCAACGCCAACGTCCTCGGCATCAAGCTCAACGTCCCTGTCGACCTCGTGCTCCTCCTCAACCAGTGCGGCAAGACTTGCCCCGCCGACTTCACCTGCCCCAGCTGA